The Citrus sinensis cultivar Valencia sweet orange chromosome 4, DVS_A1.0, whole genome shotgun sequence DNA segment cgTATCAATTCTTCTTTGTTTAGtgcacaataattttaataactttgATTACGTAGCAAGTATttagatttcatttttatttttcatcttttttgcaactttcagctttttaagagatcaaagtaaacaaacacatttgatttttaaataaattcatggGAACAAGGGTGCTTCATTAGCTcacatctttaattttattttaaatgatgaagtatgtgattttattattcatcaagtagttaataatatttcaaaagccATAAAGTAACTTATTGGAGcaaatcaaattctatgtataaatattgataaaagaaataaaattagtttcataaaattattacttaaatttatatagTAGTTGGAATAACAAATTACTCTTACAAGtctaaagaataaattatcgtcccaaataatacaataacacacacacacacacaatataTAGATAACTATTACTATGTAGAGGAAAATTCCTTAAGACGGgaaaattataacttattataatgtagagtttattcttatttataattaattcaaatttggatcataatttttttatgattacaTAGAGATTATTCATGTGTAGAGTATCACTATAGAGATGTTTTATTCTGTATGTATGAATATAATAAACGCCAACATTAGTTCTTGGGatctagaattttttttattaaaacctAATGAGAAATTATCTCTCAATCATCTGAATAATGTTGAAAGTAAAAATAGTCACTAcaagttttaataatatctCAGAATCAtcttaagttttaattttatatcaactAGTTACTATTTGATTAACTCCATTAATTAccgttaaaaattttaaaataaaagacttGTTTACCATATATTCATTTAAGAAGGTAGACAATACTTTAGAAAGCTCCAGGAATAAAATAGTTGTGGGTtgatataaaactaaaattttaggtGGTTCTGAGAAGTTATCAGATACTTGTGGTGGATCCATGCCCTTTTGATAATCTTGATAGTGTTGGAGGATAATCTCCTaaacttaatattaaaaactcatttgcCTCAGTCTTTATCCCTAGCTGTAATCGTGTATGTATTCGTGAATGTTATTATCGTACCTAACATATCCTCATAGACGCGTTGCAATCTCATCTTTCAATCTGAAAGCATAAGTCAACAGCCCAACATGGGGATGTTGGCACTATGCATAAAGTTACACACCAATTAACATTGAATTAGCTCCATCAAGCATCGTCATGATCATCATCTTATGTTTTAACTATCCCACAGTGTACGATAAGCATAAGCTACACTGCTTATGCCCCACTGTAGAATACACCCCACTTCTAAAAAAGGATATCATATCATGTACAGATAAATACTGCCTACAGATCTCAGCCCAATGTCTGacgcaataaaaaaaaaagagtaataattgaaatttatttttattttttaatttttcagatgTTAACTTTGACCTCTTAGTTTAcagaaatttgattttaagacTCTCACGtttgtaattttttcattCTAGGTTCCATTGGAATTGATTCATCATTggaacaaaatccaaaattgtCATTAGAATAAGGTTGGAACTAGGTTATGGCCTTGAGGCAGGGCCTGGCCACCCCTGgtcagattttaaaaaaaagagtcaaaagccttttgtttaaatataattttattggataTTTACATTTATAGCCCCCACAATTTTACAGTATTTATATTACATCCTCCTTAAACCTGTCATGTTATCATATTGGCTCTCCTGCCTTAAACCAAAATCCTTGATTTTACCGGAAAAACGGCATTTTATCCCTGGTGTTTGAAGCACAGATGCAGTAAGCCCTGTTCATCCCTCTCTTTGAAGAATAGCCAAAATACCCTTTTCCCAACTACTCATTCTTTACatcaatttatttgaaattttgacgGTGTTCTCATGAGTTGCGTGTATCGTGGTTCGTGGGCATGGATATTTTGTTCCTTGTAGCGAAAACTTGAAATGAGGTTGTTTTGGCTTGAATATTCcacaaaaagggaaaaatgtaaaaataacaaaatgaaagCGATGAACAGTAACCGCATTTATGGCAAATGAGTTTCCGAGTATTTCCGAAAGTGTGGATTAGACGGGGGTATTGATGAAAAGTTGAAATCCTACATATGAAAATGGCATTTTCCCAATTTCACCCCTAACTGGAATTGAAGAAGTCCAGTCTTAGCTGAAAATGGCTGCAAGAACAAGAACTTTCCAGAAATGGGGCTCGAGCCTCTAAGCTCTGGgcttttttgtatttttgagGTTCCCTAGAAATTCCGAGATACTTTACAGCACAATACCTAATAACTGCTTGATCCTTCCCGAAATTTCACTCGTACTCATACTCAATTGcccttctttctttctttaaaattgtaattaacgtaacgttattaacaataaaatgtaGCAACAATTAGATATTCTTTCAAAGCCCTTAAAATTTGGTCTTTATTTGGAAATGGAAGACGGAAAAAGCCACACACTGTGCAATAAGATTCTGccaaaaaaaagtcaaaagcaTAGATCCTGTTAAAAATTTGCTGATGAAATGAGACGCTATCAATTAAAACTTCATCACAGATTCGTAACCAACCGCCCAATTTATTAGCTTTCAATTTGCAAATCCGTTATCGTTATCTCACCGATATATACAAAAGCAAGAATGGTTTCTTTGGTTTCAATTTTCAactttagaaaatgaaaaatgacaaaatatcTTGAAATGTTCAAACATTTTTGTACAAATGCTTCGATTTAAATGCCACTCAAACCTCGAACATTACCCGATTCAAAGGAACccaaaagaggaagaaaaaaaaaaatactcttagaacataaaaagaaaaataggaaaaaattatttattttgttttaacttCGTGTTTATTCATATCATATTATGATATCATATCACCTGTGATTCAGCGACAGAGACCAGCTTCTGCAGATTTAACTTGACGACCGTATCCGCAAAAAGACGCGTGTCCTCTTCGGTATTCCCTTCGGGCACATCAACAACGTAAGATTCCAAAACAACGGTACAGATCGCGCCGTCACGATTGAATCCATGCACCGAGGTGACCGACCGGTAATTCCTCAACCTATGTTCCCCTCCAATGATACTGAAACCGGTGACTTGCCGGTCATCGTCCAGAATGTCAAGTCTCTCAGTACTGGTAGCAGCCGGTAGCCCGGAGATGACGTTAACGTCCCTGGTAGATCCCACAGCCATTGTGAAGTTATCGGAGACGGAACAGCTCTTGATGAAGTGTTTGTAGGTCTGGGGCTGGTCGAAACGGCGGACTATGGACCAGACGACGTCGTTTGGGGCTCGGATTCGCTGTGCCAGTAAAGAAGAGCATTGGTTTTGGCTGAGTTGGTACGTGTGAAACTCGACGACGGACTGTTTTAACTCGTCAAACTCGTCCTGAGTTACCCCGGATGGAATCGCTAAGTGGTGGGTTGTGTAAGTGGGTCGGGTTTCCGGGTCGGCCATTGAAGAAGATGTGTCTGCTTCTGCTTTGTTGTTGTTCATTGACgataaaaattagagaagagagagagagagataaagaGAGGAATTATTTTTCGgtttttgaagaaatattaGGGGTAAAAGTGGAATGTGCTTTTGgtcatttttcatttgtttttgttagtgattaaattatttaataataaaaattagggtTAAAGGACAACTAGATTAGGGCTCAGGCTCATTGGCTCGTTATTAATTGCTTGCCTCACAGATCAAGCCAAGCTCATTTTACTGCTTTTtctaatatcattttaatgtacatagttttattattaaaaaaaaagatttttatattgataattttgaatttaccCTTCATTATGACATATATCACTTTATCCCAGTAGATGTTAAAACACCAATGCTCCCCTCAAAATTTATGCGATTATGTTAGCCTTAGCCCTTAACAGTTGACTATCTTTCACcagcaaaaatataatttacccttaaaagtttattttaaaatggaaACGGCAAAAAGAATATCACATTCTATTCTCATAATcggataaaaatataattacaatatctaataaactaaaaaatatttatatcaaCAATGAAAGGGGTTAGAATCTTACATTCATACGTATTTTTAGGAAAATGATGTTCTCACAATGCTCTGCACAAAGCTTTGCACAAAACGGTTCGTTTTGTACAAAGTATAAAAGCCATTCACACGTGCAAGCAACAACGCCACACACGCACGTAACAAATCTTGCATCAACGTTCCTCCCATCTCTCTCTCCCGTCTCCCTCTTTTCTCCCCCACCACACAGCaacatttttctctctctcctgTGTGCACACAAGCTTGATATCAGCTCCGTTCTCCCTCACGACGCAGCAACAGTGACGGCTCTCTCGTCTCTCGCTTGAAGCATCTAGCTGGCTTCCTGGGCTTCGATCTCCCTCACTCTCTCGGCCCTGGTCTCCCTCACTCTCTCTGCTCCAATCTTCCTCACACTCTCGGCTCCGTTGTCTTCATTCTCTCAATCTCAGTTGCATCCCTCTCTAACCCCCAACACAATCGGCTTAATagattaaagattaatttgtaattaaagatGCAGActgcttaatttttaaagattaattaatatatttttgagaCCTCATAGATTTTGAATGGTTATTGTTCTTATTAAGGATATCGTGGTCTTCAAATTATTATACAGAGCATATATTAATTTGGTGATTAATGTTGATTGCTTTGCTTATGGTTGCTTGAATTTACTTCTTACATGAGGGACCTTCTCAATTTGGTTTGATTGGGTTCTTCAAAATTGCTTATGATTGCCAAGGACTGCAGCAATTGTTCCTCTAAATGGGAAGCTTTGTATCATTTTTAACATCATGAGCATTAGCGTGGTTGCGGCACTGCGGTCTAGTGGGGGATAAAAGAGGgagaatgagagagagagagagagagacgagTGAAATGTTGCTGCACTCTTTGTTCCGTGCGTGTGTGATGTTGCTGCTTGTAAGTGTAAATGACTTTTATACTTTGCACAAAACGGTTCGTTTTGTGCAAAGCTTTGTGCTTAGCTTTGTGAGAATATCGGCGCtggtatttttattatgataagtTGGCTTTGAATCCGGTGAGGTGCGTACCAAAGAAAGATACTATGAAACCTAAGTCAGTGTTTGTTTGAGGttggaaaaaagaagaagaagaaattatattttttttctaaggaTGAACTATATTTTCAAAAGCCAAAGATTCTCTCACTTAGAGATCAGCCTCTATTTAGAGATAAAAGATGATATGGGATTAGAGTTTTGTCTTAAACAACCCCAAGGATAGATGTCACTTATTATTATCCATACACATGGACATAAATCTAGTTATGAGGAAGCATACATATTTATTTCGTATATACTTGTTTCCTATCCTTATGATTTTAGAAGTGGTTTTCTTAAACCGTGAAGTTCGAACCAGCATGAGTGTAAATCCTCCTCTT contains these protein-coding regions:
- the LOC102627725 gene encoding abscisic acid receptor PYR1, whose amino-acid sequence is MNNNKAEADTSSSMADPETRPTYTTHHLAIPSGVTQDEFDELKQSVVEFHTYQLSQNQCSSLLAQRIRAPNDVVWSIVRRFDQPQTYKHFIKSCSVSDNFTMAVGSTRDVNVISGLPAATSTERLDILDDDRQVTGFSIIGGEHRLRNYRSVTSVHGFNRDGAICTVVLESYVVDVPEGNTEEDTRLFADTVVKLNLQKLVSVAESQVI